A genome region from Vibrio tapetis subsp. tapetis includes the following:
- a CDS encoding FecCD family ABC transporter permease, producing the protein MLLAFILSLQFGSVPLSLKEVLTGLRSFNDDEVSMTSRILIDFRLPRALLAVIAGSGLAMVGALLQTSTRNDLADPFLFGLSSGASAGAVLIITQLGDALGVWSLPIAAFTGGIVSATAVLVLFSIQKKQGNNNLILCGLAISFLFGAITSFLIYSGDQRAASSILFWTMGGLGLARWDNLIFAAAGVLCLVVLIAKRYRELDTLLVSEQTTRSLGINVHRLQSEIFLCCAFCTAAIVSLTGVVGFIGLMVPHLVRPFSGVIHKRALPLIALWGAVTLLLGDLVSRTILAPQELPVGIVTAALGGLFVLYLVWRK; encoded by the coding sequence ATGCTGCTCGCATTTATTCTGAGTTTACAATTCGGGTCTGTCCCTTTGTCTTTGAAAGAGGTGTTAACAGGGTTACGTTCTTTCAATGATGATGAGGTGAGCATGACCAGCCGAATACTGATTGATTTTAGGTTGCCCAGAGCACTGCTGGCCGTTATTGCAGGTTCAGGGCTTGCTATGGTTGGGGCGCTACTGCAAACCTCGACCAGAAATGACTTGGCCGATCCATTTCTGTTTGGCTTGTCCTCCGGAGCTTCCGCTGGTGCGGTGTTGATCATCACTCAACTCGGGGATGCCCTCGGCGTATGGTCACTTCCAATTGCGGCATTTACGGGCGGAATCGTGTCAGCCACCGCAGTACTGGTTCTTTTTTCAATACAAAAAAAGCAAGGCAACAACAACCTTATATTATGTGGTTTAGCCATCTCGTTTTTGTTTGGTGCTATTACCAGTTTTCTCATTTATTCAGGAGATCAGCGTGCGGCAAGTTCTATCTTGTTCTGGACGATGGGAGGCTTAGGGCTCGCTCGCTGGGACAACTTGATATTTGCAGCAGCGGGTGTGCTTTGCCTTGTTGTATTGATCGCCAAGCGTTATCGTGAACTCGATACGTTATTAGTCAGTGAGCAAACCACACGTTCATTGGGGATTAATGTTCATCGGTTGCAAAGTGAGATTTTTCTCTGCTGTGCTTTTTGTACTGCGGCCATTGTGTCACTCACCGGTGTTGTCGGCTTTATTGGGCTCATGGTGCCACACCTCGTTCGTCCTTTTTCAGGTGTTATCCATAAGCGCGCGCTTCCGTTAATCGCACTGTGGGGCGCGGTTACTTTGTTGCTGGGTGATCTGGTAAGCCGAACGATTTTGGCCCCACAAGAATTACCTGTCGGTATCGTTACGGCGGCGCTCGGTGGTTTGTTTGTTCTCTATCTTGTTTGGCGCAAGTAG
- a CDS encoding ABC transporter substrate-binding protein yields the protein MKWSLIPTLLFVLPISVSVANASETHTQYPVTVDNCGTPLTIEKRPERAVVHDINMSEMAFALGLQESMVGVTGITGWYKMSSSFNDRLGEIPELAPKYPSLERLIAAEADFFFAGWNYGMKVGGDVTPQTLKPYGINTLVLSESCIHAQKTSNGASMALLYDDMKKLGVIFDKQSEAETLVKAWKARLKKVTERQNKAGSTNTTPKVFLFDSGEDKPFTAGKYAMPNAMIEAAGGRSITSNMETSWGRTSWENVARENPDVIILLDYQTASGADSLQRFLEQHPLMKHTNAVRTGRYVKLRYEQLTPGPANIGAIEKLANAFVAQ from the coding sequence ATGAAGTGGTCTTTAATTCCCACTCTGTTGTTTGTTTTACCCATTTCAGTTTCAGTTGCTAACGCGAGCGAAACTCACACCCAATACCCAGTAACCGTTGATAACTGTGGTACCCCATTGACCATCGAAAAACGTCCTGAACGGGCCGTGGTGCACGACATTAATATGAGTGAGATGGCGTTTGCGCTTGGCCTTCAAGAAAGCATGGTCGGCGTCACCGGTATTACGGGCTGGTATAAAATGTCATCATCATTTAATGACAGGTTAGGGGAGATCCCCGAGCTGGCACCAAAATACCCATCGTTGGAAAGGCTCATTGCAGCAGAGGCAGACTTCTTTTTCGCTGGCTGGAACTATGGAATGAAAGTCGGCGGTGACGTTACGCCACAAACACTCAAGCCATACGGCATCAATACGTTAGTGCTGTCAGAAAGTTGCATTCATGCTCAAAAAACGAGTAATGGTGCGAGCATGGCATTGCTTTACGATGACATGAAAAAACTAGGGGTTATCTTTGATAAACAGTCAGAAGCCGAAACCTTAGTAAAAGCTTGGAAAGCGAGGCTGAAAAAAGTAACAGAGCGACAAAATAAAGCAGGCAGTACGAATACCACGCCAAAAGTTTTTCTGTTTGATTCAGGAGAAGACAAACCCTTTACAGCCGGAAAATATGCGATGCCAAATGCCATGATAGAAGCCGCGGGTGGGCGCAGTATCACCAGCAATATGGAAACCAGTTGGGGCAGGACATCATGGGAAAACGTCGCACGTGAAAACCCAGACGTCATTATCCTACTCGACTATCAAACAGCCAGTGGTGCAGATTCATTACAACGTTTTCTTGAGCAGCACCCTTTAATGAAGCATACCAATGCGGTAAGAACTGGTCGTTATGTCAAGCTACGCTATGAGCAACTAACGCCAGGGCCGGCCAATATAGGAGCTATCGAGAAGCTCGCAAATGCGTTCGTAGCTCAATAA
- a CDS encoding ABC transporter ATP-binding protein translates to MEKLNKPILSVQSLCADGPAHWRAVSDVTFDVCEGECVAIIGPNGSGKSSLLKVITGEYRVVSGELKMFGSRVEHLPRQEMAKRVAVVAQHEHVDPRLSVSEYVYLGRVPHTFCCSKKEHDRAVKQAIEDVGLSHKRHRHFGELSGGEQQRASIARAFAQEPRLLLLDEPTNHLDPLARLDLLKLIKHRGIASVVVLHDLPLVTPFADNILLMSEQKMVAFAPPDTLMRDDFITPVFGLRVIPFSHPHMHSTIHHFEAASPHHHLSLIGAA, encoded by the coding sequence ATGGAAAAGTTAAATAAGCCTATATTGTCCGTTCAAAGTCTATGTGCTGATGGCCCTGCTCATTGGCGGGCTGTGTCAGACGTGACGTTTGATGTCTGTGAAGGCGAATGTGTTGCCATTATCGGCCCTAATGGCAGCGGAAAATCGAGTTTGCTAAAAGTGATCACGGGCGAGTATCGCGTGGTATCTGGCGAGCTTAAGATGTTTGGTAGCCGAGTAGAGCATCTGCCAAGGCAGGAAATGGCGAAAAGAGTCGCGGTTGTTGCACAGCATGAACACGTCGATCCGCGTTTGAGTGTTAGCGAGTATGTTTATCTAGGCCGAGTTCCACACACGTTTTGCTGCAGCAAGAAAGAGCACGATAGGGCAGTTAAACAAGCCATTGAAGATGTCGGTCTTTCGCACAAACGTCATCGACACTTTGGTGAGCTCTCTGGCGGAGAGCAGCAACGTGCGAGTATTGCGCGTGCCTTTGCTCAAGAGCCCAGGCTTCTTCTGTTAGATGAGCCAACCAATCATCTCGACCCGCTTGCTCGCCTCGATCTGCTCAAGCTCATCAAACATCGAGGGATTGCCTCTGTTGTTGTGCTGCATGATTTACCGCTAGTCACGCCTTTCGCAGACAATATTCTCTTAATGTCGGAGCAAAAGATGGTGGCCTTTGCCCCGCCAGATACGCTTATGCGAGACGATTTCATTACCCCTGTTTTTGGGCTTCGGGTTATTCCCTTTAGCCACCCACACATGCATAGCACGATTCATCATTTTGAAGCTGCATCACCTCATCACCATTTATCTTTAATAGGAGCCGCCTAA
- a CDS encoding DUF2860 domain-containing protein: protein MKIHVLLPLSMLLSSNAFAELDKEGLGGEISLLAGFSNETSNSDDTKTGNLNSGGETKSSAMFVPIGQLRYTFGQDNDKQVFLGSSRGDIIEGLFALELGYSFEYGNDSIMSLSYLPTIAAGDVWEDPFISNTKRKKTKISGDTFRVQVDNFLDIGLSGDFAFYKQKIENEQSGKHLSANPSVLQRDAKGYYASFSMGLPISDTSFLEPSFSYQRHLADGNAVSFSKYSASLTYLMMVDDHAFSLNGDYSYSSYDAKNPVFNTIRVDHGYSLNLGYEYQDFMGWDDWGLNALAGYSNSNSNIAFYETKGYFLGVGMSYHF from the coding sequence ATGAAGATCCACGTATTATTGCCACTGAGCATGCTATTAAGCTCAAATGCTTTTGCCGAATTAGATAAAGAAGGATTGGGCGGTGAGATTAGTTTATTAGCAGGATTTAGTAATGAAACAAGTAATTCTGATGATACAAAAACAGGCAACTTAAATAGTGGCGGTGAGACAAAATCGAGCGCCATGTTCGTGCCAATTGGACAGCTACGTTATACCTTTGGTCAAGATAATGACAAACAAGTTTTCTTGGGGAGCTCCAGAGGAGACATTATTGAGGGACTTTTTGCTTTGGAGTTAGGCTACTCGTTTGAGTACGGCAATGATTCAATCATGTCTTTGTCTTATCTTCCGACCATTGCTGCCGGAGATGTATGGGAAGATCCATTTATTTCAAACACCAAAAGGAAGAAAACAAAGATCTCGGGTGATACCTTTAGGGTACAGGTCGACAACTTCTTAGATATTGGGCTGTCTGGTGATTTTGCTTTTTACAAGCAGAAGATTGAAAACGAACAATCGGGGAAACACCTAAGTGCTAACCCCTCAGTATTACAGCGAGATGCAAAAGGCTATTACGCAAGTTTTTCAATGGGATTACCCATTAGTGATACCTCCTTTCTAGAGCCTTCTTTCTCATATCAAAGACACCTTGCCGATGGAAATGCCGTCTCTTTTTCTAAATATAGCGCTTCTTTAACCTACCTAATGATGGTCGATGACCATGCATTTTCACTCAACGGAGACTACAGTTACAGCTCCTATGATGCAAAAAATCCGGTGTTTAATACTATTCGAGTGGACCACGGATACAGTTTGAACTTAGGGTATGAATATCAAGATTTTATGGGATGGGATGATTGGGGGTTAAATGCGCTAGCGGGTTACTCTAATTCTAATTCAAACATCGCTTTCTATGAGACCAAAGGTTACTTCCTTGGTGTCGGTATGAGCTACCATTTTTAA
- a CDS encoding sensor histidine kinase, with translation MSEDVVSSPAPDFKFDEYNYIALCLENALKKNAKLIEREQRFLSHASHELRTPIAIIRANMEILERITLPENSLGPMGRIDRASTNMQQITETMLWLVRKSETPPNQCKVSLVVMLDNIIDELQYLIQGEDVSVSINYSHAPTLQLPETPFRIVVGNLIRNAFQYTHSGQITINFEFSVIEIKNVNTQELDAQFKDSFGLGHDLTEKICKKLNWNLEIMEIDDGFIAKLHLPENSLTALKP, from the coding sequence GTGTCTGAGGATGTCGTATCAAGCCCTGCTCCTGATTTTAAATTTGACGAATACAATTACATTGCTCTTTGCTTAGAAAATGCGTTGAAGAAAAATGCAAAACTAATTGAAAGAGAACAGCGCTTTCTTTCTCATGCCAGTCATGAATTAAGAACACCCATAGCGATTATTCGAGCGAACATGGAGATTTTAGAGCGTATTACTCTACCAGAAAATTCTCTCGGACCTATGGGGAGAATTGACCGAGCAAGCACTAACATGCAACAAATTACTGAAACCATGTTATGGCTAGTAAGAAAAAGTGAAACGCCGCCTAATCAATGTAAAGTCTCTTTGGTCGTGATGCTTGATAATATAATTGATGAATTACAATATCTTATTCAAGGTGAAGACGTGAGTGTATCAATCAATTACTCTCACGCACCAACATTACAGTTGCCTGAAACACCATTTAGAATCGTTGTTGGAAATCTCATTCGTAATGCATTTCAATATACTCATAGTGGGCAAATAACGATTAACTTTGAGTTTAGCGTTATTGAGATAAAGAATGTGAATACTCAAGAATTGGATGCACAGTTTAAGGACAGTTTCGGGCTTGGTCATGATCTAACCGAGAAAATATGTAAGAAGCTCAATTGGAATCTAGAAATCATGGAAATAGATGACGGGTTTATTGCTAAGCTGCATTTGCCAGAGAATAGCTTAACGGCTTTAAAGCCCTAG
- a CDS encoding response regulator transcription factor gives MISNLSVSVLLVEDDKDLAASVAEYLRFEDIQCDHAYNGLSGFTLASQNKYDVILLDLMLPKIDGFTVCERLRADGSDTPILMLTAKDTLNDKEAGFNAGTDDYLVKPFAMKELALRIKALSKRRRSQHRKLEVGNLVYDLQLQQVTRAGQVLDLNRLNMKLLELLMRRSPEVVNRQEIEECLWPNDLPESNNLKVQLYQLRQKIDKDCDIKLIETVVGRGVRIKGEI, from the coding sequence ATGATCTCAAATTTGTCTGTTAGCGTTTTACTGGTCGAGGACGACAAAGATCTCGCGGCATCGGTTGCTGAATACCTTAGATTTGAAGATATTCAATGTGATCATGCCTATAACGGCTTAAGTGGCTTTACCCTCGCAAGCCAAAATAAATACGATGTCATTTTATTAGACTTAATGCTCCCAAAAATAGATGGCTTTACCGTATGTGAGAGACTTAGGGCTGACGGTTCTGACACACCAATATTGATGTTGACCGCCAAAGATACACTCAACGATAAAGAGGCAGGGTTTAATGCTGGCACAGATGATTATCTGGTTAAACCTTTTGCGATGAAAGAACTGGCACTGCGTATTAAAGCCCTTTCTAAGCGACGAAGAAGCCAACATAGGAAGTTAGAGGTGGGTAATCTAGTTTATGACCTGCAGCTTCAGCAGGTAACGCGAGCGGGTCAAGTTCTGGACTTAAATCGCTTAAACATGAAGCTGTTGGAGCTACTTATGCGTCGCAGCCCGGAAGTAGTCAATCGACAAGAAATTGAAGAATGCTTGTGGCCTAATGATTTACCTGAAAGTAATAACCTGAAGGTGCAGTTGTATCAATTACGACAAAAGATTGATAAGGACTGCGATATTAAATTGATTGAAACAGTTGTTGGACGAGGCGTAAGAATTAAAGGTGAAATATGA
- a CDS encoding efflux RND transporter permease subunit — protein MNTDKHPTGIIAWFTTNPVAANLLMIIILVAGALSVMRSRVESFPSIPPSSISIFVKYDSGSASSAEEGIASKIENALQGVEGIKSLSSVSDGDGVTVTATKSSGYVLDRLYQEIKTKVDGVSDLPTDAKQPVITRQEDVEDVISINLYGEVDSSALHSYMEELRSKLLESAYIQKVNYIGRKPEQIIIEVDERKLLAQNLTIESIVNQIKAESLNQTAGELKGAKGTLILKSEQQSREASEFAALPIKNLLNGQTLVLSDVANVNEQFEPNGYLTRYNGHPSVGLTVKMYGKSNINDVAKSARSIVEAFKSTLPKGVNVAMWNDQSEPIKHRLNLLLKNGMQGIFFVVLLLALFLNIRVAFWVGLGIPVVFAGAMVLMGDSLWGLTLNELTTFGFIMALGIVVDDAVVIGESIYEQREKYGATLESTITGAQKVATPTTFGVLTTMVAFMSLSLIEGEMGKIFSQFALAAAFCLFFSLIESKLILPAHLAHVRMKSRSTARIAILWNKLQQRVLNGLKYFTSHVYKPCLKQVIAYRYAVMCVSISVVFLISGTLISGKVRSVFFPEISTDFITIDLAFQEDAGYGLVQSQTEKVERMADVVNHKLLEEYQLTVSPIQNVLSDTTNQSAQIVVSLSDNSQRPFSAAFIAKYWQSMMKPLEGIRSANFAADMIKDKAISIELRSKNEKTISAAGKELEAYLAQVNGVFGIKSSLTRAQAQIDIKVNQVGLSMGMTTASLLQQLNFSYQGYEIQRYQKGEHEVAVKIQYPEDKRKTLDNLKYARVRLNDGQSVPLSSVADISTRYVAKSIERIDRNRVNTVSADVDKSVTSPEQVMALLKNDLFNDLGVAYRDVSIVISGQEQEKQKISNSLYSVFLIALIAIYALLAIPLNSYFQPLLIMCTIPFGIVGALMGHLIQGIPMSILSLFGMLALTGVVVNDSLLLISRYNTRRSQGLSVEDALIESGTGRLRAILLTSATTYLGLVPLLSETSPQAQFLIPAATSMGYGILFATIITLVLVPALS, from the coding sequence ATGAACACTGATAAACATCCTACCGGCATCATTGCTTGGTTTACGACTAACCCAGTTGCGGCCAACTTACTGATGATCATCATACTGGTCGCTGGGGCATTGTCAGTTATGCGCTCTAGAGTAGAAAGTTTCCCTAGTATTCCGCCGAGCAGCATTAGTATTTTTGTCAAATATGACAGTGGCTCCGCCAGTTCTGCAGAAGAAGGAATTGCCTCAAAAATTGAAAACGCCTTACAAGGGGTGGAAGGAATTAAGAGTTTATCCAGCGTATCGGATGGCGATGGAGTAACCGTCACCGCGACTAAATCCAGTGGCTACGTTCTTGATCGTTTGTATCAAGAGATCAAAACGAAAGTAGATGGTGTCAGTGATCTACCAACCGACGCGAAGCAGCCTGTAATCACGAGGCAAGAAGACGTAGAAGATGTTATTTCAATCAACCTATATGGTGAGGTCGATTCAAGCGCGCTACATAGCTACATGGAAGAGCTCAGGTCTAAGTTGCTTGAATCTGCGTATATTCAAAAAGTGAACTACATCGGCCGAAAACCAGAACAAATCATCATTGAAGTAGATGAAAGAAAGTTGCTTGCTCAAAACTTAACAATTGAGTCTATTGTTAACCAGATCAAAGCCGAGTCGTTGAATCAAACCGCGGGGGAACTTAAAGGCGCCAAGGGAACATTAATTTTAAAGTCTGAGCAACAAAGTCGAGAGGCAAGTGAATTTGCAGCGTTGCCAATAAAAAACCTGTTAAATGGGCAAACGCTGGTCCTTTCAGATGTAGCAAATGTAAATGAACAATTTGAGCCAAATGGTTATTTAACGCGTTACAACGGTCACCCATCTGTTGGCTTGACGGTGAAGATGTATGGAAAATCCAACATCAATGATGTAGCAAAAAGCGCAAGATCGATCGTTGAGGCTTTTAAGAGCACCCTTCCAAAGGGCGTAAATGTCGCCATGTGGAACGATCAAAGTGAACCAATTAAGCATCGCCTTAATTTACTGCTGAAAAATGGAATGCAGGGTATTTTCTTTGTGGTTCTGTTGCTCGCATTGTTTCTCAATATTCGTGTCGCATTTTGGGTAGGACTTGGTATTCCGGTTGTTTTTGCCGGCGCGATGGTACTGATGGGGGATTCTTTATGGGGGCTGACTCTTAATGAACTGACGACGTTTGGGTTCATTATGGCACTGGGTATCGTGGTTGATGATGCCGTCGTCATTGGAGAGAGTATCTATGAACAAAGAGAGAAGTATGGAGCAACCTTAGAATCTACAATCACTGGTGCACAGAAAGTTGCGACCCCGACCACCTTTGGTGTGCTCACCACCATGGTGGCCTTTATGTCATTAAGCTTAATTGAGGGTGAAATGGGTAAAATATTCTCTCAGTTTGCGCTCGCAGCTGCATTTTGTTTATTCTTTTCCCTTATTGAGTCCAAGCTTATCCTGCCTGCACATCTAGCGCATGTGCGCATGAAATCTCGTTCAACCGCAAGAATTGCAATCCTTTGGAATAAACTTCAACAGCGCGTGTTAAACGGGCTGAAATATTTCACATCACACGTGTATAAACCGTGTTTAAAGCAAGTGATAGCCTACCGATATGCCGTTATGTGTGTTTCTATCTCGGTTGTCTTTCTTATTAGTGGGACGTTGATTTCAGGAAAAGTCAGGTCTGTCTTTTTCCCTGAAATATCAACCGACTTTATTACGATTGATTTGGCCTTTCAGGAAGATGCAGGCTATGGCCTAGTGCAGAGTCAAACTGAAAAAGTTGAACGCATGGCTGACGTGGTTAATCACAAATTACTTGAAGAGTACCAATTGACGGTGTCTCCAATACAAAATGTGTTATCGGATACCACCAATCAAAGCGCTCAAATTGTAGTGAGCTTATCTGACAACAGTCAAAGACCTTTTTCTGCGGCTTTTATAGCGAAATACTGGCAATCTATGATGAAACCGTTAGAGGGAATACGAAGCGCTAATTTCGCGGCCGATATGATTAAAGATAAAGCGATCAGTATTGAGCTGAGAAGTAAAAATGAAAAGACGATCTCGGCAGCGGGTAAAGAATTGGAAGCCTATTTAGCCCAGGTTAATGGTGTGTTTGGTATTAAAAGCAGTTTGACACGAGCTCAAGCTCAAATTGACATCAAGGTGAACCAGGTTGGTTTATCCATGGGCATGACAACCGCGAGTTTGTTGCAACAGCTCAATTTTTCTTATCAGGGTTATGAGATTCAGCGCTACCAAAAAGGGGAGCATGAAGTGGCGGTTAAAATCCAATATCCTGAAGATAAAAGAAAGACTTTAGACAACTTGAAATATGCTAGAGTCAGATTGAATGATGGGCAGTCAGTCCCGTTATCCAGCGTAGCGGACATCTCTACTCGTTATGTGGCAAAAAGCATTGAACGTATTGATCGCAATAGAGTTAACACAGTATCTGCTGATGTGGACAAAAGCGTCACCTCTCCAGAACAGGTTATGGCTCTATTGAAAAACGATCTGTTTAACGATCTTGGTGTGGCTTATCGCGATGTGAGCATTGTTATATCTGGCCAAGAACAGGAAAAACAAAAAATCTCTAATTCGTTGTACAGCGTATTTTTGATTGCTCTTATTGCCATTTACGCTTTATTAGCGATTCCGTTGAATTCGTACTTTCAGCCGCTTTTGATTATGTGCACTATTCCATTCGGAATTGTGGGGGCGTTGATGGGGCACTTAATACAAGGCATACCAATGAGTATTTTGTCTCTTTTTGGCATGTTGGCTTTAACCGGTGTGGTCGTCAATGATAGCCTATTGCTGATCTCTCGCTACAATACGAGAAGGTCACAAGGTCTAAGTGTCGAAGATGCACTTATAGAATCTGGGACAGGGCGATTAAGAGCCATTCTATTAACCTCTGCAACCACCTATTTAGGGTTGGTTCCGTTGCTTTCTGAAACATCGCCACAAGCGCAGTTTTTGATACCAGCAGCAACGTCAATGGGCTATGGGATATTGTTTGCAACAATTATAACGTTAGTTTTAGTCCCTGCTTTGTCATGA
- a CDS encoding efflux RND transporter periplasmic adaptor subunit yields MKKLDIKKGVLTLLSILGIPLTAYYVLSAPIEQPEVIGDQSLVPVTSVTTQSLKAGEHHSSIKGYGEVMPVETLSLISQVSGKAIWTSKALKVGHRVKAGELLLKIDDSSYKVLVANAEKALAEAHLALLQEERKHLRAGKEWQSSGISEKPSPLALRQPQLNIAKTSYLAAKQTLNDAKKNLLDTKIYAPFDGIVSEQSVTMGGYIASGSKLGKIKSIDVAEVLLALPENDWRQLPRDLSDLNITISSKSSPEETWYAKATSLSLLVDKKTRMRNLTLEIPDPLKQKQALLFGSFVEVDIQGKAYPDSYIIASSSLTADGFLWIVRNEVLERHKPNVLFHSVDHIGIGRKELGESISLVVKPLSHYIAGMDVVTVESTREVNDEH; encoded by the coding sequence ATGAAAAAACTGGATATTAAAAAGGGCGTTTTAACCTTGTTAAGCATATTGGGTATTCCATTGACCGCTTATTACGTGTTAAGTGCACCTATTGAACAACCCGAAGTCATAGGGGATCAGTCACTCGTTCCTGTGACTAGCGTTACCACACAAAGCTTAAAGGCCGGTGAACATCATTCATCCATAAAAGGGTATGGCGAAGTGATGCCAGTAGAAACACTGTCGTTAATTAGCCAAGTGTCAGGTAAGGCGATTTGGACATCAAAAGCGCTTAAGGTAGGGCATCGAGTAAAAGCGGGAGAACTCTTGCTGAAAATTGATGATTCATCTTACAAAGTGCTGGTAGCCAATGCAGAAAAAGCCTTGGCCGAGGCACATTTAGCGCTGCTTCAAGAAGAAAGAAAGCATCTAAGGGCCGGAAAAGAATGGCAATCTTCTGGTATCAGTGAAAAGCCGAGCCCACTTGCCTTACGACAACCACAACTAAACATCGCAAAAACGAGTTATCTCGCTGCGAAACAAACACTAAATGACGCAAAGAAAAACTTGTTGGATACGAAAATCTACGCGCCCTTTGACGGTATCGTAAGCGAGCAGTCGGTAACAATGGGAGGCTACATTGCGTCGGGCAGTAAGCTTGGGAAAATCAAATCAATTGATGTTGCGGAGGTTTTATTAGCGCTTCCAGAAAATGACTGGCGACAGCTCCCTCGCGATTTGTCAGACCTCAATATTACGATCAGCTCAAAAAGTAGCCCTGAGGAGACTTGGTACGCAAAAGCGACATCATTATCTTTATTGGTCGATAAAAAGACCAGGATGAGGAACCTTACGCTCGAAATTCCTGACCCCCTTAAACAGAAACAAGCCCTATTATTTGGCAGCTTTGTTGAGGTTGATATTCAAGGGAAAGCCTACCCAGACAGCTACATCATCGCTTCGTCTTCTCTTACCGCGGATGGGTTCCTCTGGATTGTTCGAAACGAAGTATTGGAACGTCATAAGCCCAATGTGTTGTTTCATAGTGTTGATCATATCGGCATTGGAAGAAAGGAACTTGGAGAGTCGATCTCTCTTGTCGTTAAGCCACTTTCGCACTATATCGCAGGAATGGATGTGGTTACCGTTGAGTCTACGCGTGAGGTGAACGATGAACACTGA
- a CDS encoding TolC family protein — MTSISNSKVLLVICIFTALAGCTSLNHSEKLDRDNTIAVPQNWENAQEYVNTALSQQLLDLVNSKELSALVIDTIENNHDLKSTALRLEQASLLDAQSGRYQEPTLTSSYQVSRNKTGSITNNQRISLDLSWELDVWGRLSDTSDSASAKAKASELDYIYAKNSLVARVIQAWLDVVYRAKIIDVENRWIASLSKTEGIVAEQVLDGLKEQADLDTARAETYRIRAALASREQQQLAAIRRLNVLRGKVGQHLDFSTIDTPEIEAPPLTLPGDMLASRPDLLAAYQTVIAADKDTSIAYKDLLPKLTLTSSVYKAGSSSNQLIDNPSLWSLVGGITAPIFNQGNLETQAKIAELKANVAFINYQKKLLNAMTEVGIALDQEYYLNQQEQHYQDAHIYSISSMKNYQNLYQDGASDVLALLIAQRSIYQSKIQLIQTQQARFSNRISLGLALGMGI, encoded by the coding sequence ATGACGTCCATATCAAACTCTAAAGTACTGTTGGTTATCTGTATTTTTACGGCGTTGGCGGGGTGCACCTCTCTTAATCATTCAGAGAAGCTTGACCGCGATAATACGATCGCCGTCCCACAGAATTGGGAAAACGCACAAGAGTATGTGAATACGGCCTTATCACAGCAACTGCTTGATCTTGTCAATAGCAAAGAGCTTTCTGCACTCGTTATAGACACCATCGAAAACAACCATGATCTCAAAAGTACAGCGTTGCGCTTAGAGCAAGCTAGTCTCTTGGATGCGCAAAGCGGCCGTTATCAAGAACCTACGCTTACCAGTTCGTACCAAGTCTCAAGAAATAAAACTGGGTCGATTACTAATAACCAAAGAATATCTTTAGATTTGAGTTGGGAGCTCGATGTTTGGGGAAGATTATCCGATACCTCAGATTCTGCCTCCGCTAAAGCAAAGGCAAGTGAACTCGATTATATCTACGCAAAAAACTCTTTAGTCGCCCGTGTGATCCAAGCGTGGCTAGACGTCGTTTATCGGGCCAAAATAATTGACGTAGAAAACCGCTGGATAGCGAGCTTGTCTAAAACTGAGGGAATCGTGGCCGAGCAAGTACTCGACGGGCTTAAAGAACAAGCCGATCTTGATACTGCTCGCGCAGAAACTTATAGAATCAGAGCAGCGCTCGCATCGCGCGAACAGCAACAACTTGCGGCGATTCGTCGTCTAAATGTACTACGTGGGAAAGTGGGGCAACATCTTGATTTCTCGACTATTGATACCCCTGAAATTGAAGCGCCACCGCTAACGCTACCTGGAGACATGTTAGCTTCACGCCCTGATCTATTAGCTGCGTATCAAACGGTGATTGCAGCGGATAAAGATACCTCTATTGCGTATAAGGACCTGCTGCCTAAATTGACCTTGACGTCCTCGGTTTATAAAGCGGGAAGTTCATCGAATCAGCTCATTGACAATCCCTCACTTTGGAGCCTCGTTGGCGGTATTACGGCCCCCATTTTTAATCAAGGCAACCTAGAGACTCAGGCAAAAATAGCGGAGCTTAAAGCAAACGTTGCCTTCATCAATTATCAGAAGAAACTCCTTAATGCCATGACCGAAGTCGGGATTGCCCTAGACCAAGAGTACTACCTTAATCAGCAAGAGCAGCATTATCAAGATGCTCACATCTATTCCATTTCTAGTATGAAAAACTACCAAAACTTATATCAAGATGGTGCGAGCGATGTGTTGGCATTACTCATTGCACAACGGTCAATCTATCAATCAAAAATACAATTAATACAAACTCAGCAAGCGCGATTTTCAAATCGAATCTCATTGGGACTTGCACTTGGGATGGGAATATAG